One part of the Sciurus carolinensis chromosome 6, mSciCar1.2, whole genome shotgun sequence genome encodes these proteins:
- the Zcchc10 gene encoding zinc finger CCHC domain-containing protein 10 — translation MATPMHRLIARRQAEANKQHVRCQKCLEFGHWTYECTGKRKYLHRPSRTAELKKALKEKENRLLLQQSIGETNVEKKTKKKRSKSVTSSSSSDSSASDSSSESEETSTSSSSEDSDTDESSSSSSSSASSTTSSSSTDSDSDSSSSSSSSTSTDSSSEDEPPKKKKKK, via the exons tgaAGCAAATAAGCAACATGTAAGATGTCAGAAATGCTTGGAATTTGGACATTGGACTTATGAatgcacaggaaaaagaaaatacctcCATAGGCCTTCAAGAACAGCAGAACTAAAgaaagctttaaaagaaaaagaaaacagattattATTACAACAAAG CATTGGAGAGACTAATGTCGAAaaaaagaccaagaaaaaaaG GTCAAAGAGTGTAACTAGTTCCAGTAGCAGTGACAGTTCAGCCAGTGATTCATCATCAGAGAGTGAAGAAACATCTACCTCATCTTCTTCAGAGGACAGTGACACTGACGAGAGCTCCTCTAGTTCTTCATCTTCAGCCTCCTCCAcaacctcttcctcctccactgaTTCAGACTCAGATTCCAGCTCTTCCAGTAGCAGCAGCACCAGCACAGATAGCAGCTCTGAAGATGAGCCacccaagaagaagaaaaaaaaatag